In the genome of Triticum urartu cultivar G1812 chromosome 5, Tu2.1, whole genome shotgun sequence, one region contains:
- the LOC125556512 gene encoding uncharacterized protein LOC125556512, with protein sequence MGDGRRRRRRRKNSRRVPAREGDIDDVPGEVLELVFLRLPSPAHLIRAACTCKRWRNVIAGDGGGFLRRFGSLHGASPDHVVGHYRVNERHGHPRPPGLNPVFVPSSPSSSPWADAVAARNLALDFLPRGQFGDCGWELADIRGGLLLLFHSELAPGLLICDPLRRRYREIPRSAWFHGCHMLGAFLLDGEDEDAAAGISLANFRVTCALFRFGDRNARACAFSSAGGGWTSGAARSSTPVCRDREFAPIYFAGSTKRAAYWTVGDNVVLALHKDNAELFSGVVLGDAQYALLRDKRHDTEYAYQLPWPPTIEACVT encoded by the coding sequence ATGGGGgacggccgccgccgccgccgccgccgcaagaaTTCCCGGCGGGTACCCGCGCGGGAGGGAGATATTGACGACGTTCCGGGCGAGGTTCTCGAGCTGGTGTTCCTGCGCCTCCCCTCGCCTGCCCACCTCATCCGTGCCGCGTGCACCTGCAAGCGATGGCGCAACGTAAtcgcgggcgacggcggcggcttcCTCCGCCGCTTCGGCTCTCTCCACGGCGCGTCGCCCGACCACGTTGTCGGCCACTACCGCGTCAACGAGCGCCACGGCCACCCGCGTCCGCCTGGCCTGAACCCCGTATTCGTCCCGTCCTCCCCCTCTTCCTCGCCGTGGGCGGACGCCGTCGCCGCTCGGAACCTCGCGCTCGACTTCCTCCCGCGGGGGCAGTTTGGCGATTGCGGCTGGGAGCTCGCCGACATCCGGGGCGGCCTGCTGCTCCTCTTCCACTCGGAGCTGGCGCCAGGCCTCCTCATCTGCGATCCCCTGAGGCGACGCTACAGGGAAATCCCTCGCTCGGCGTGGTTCCACGGCTGCCACATGCTGGGCGCTTTCCTCCTCGACGGCGAGGACGAGGACGCGGCCGCGGGCATCAGCCTGGCAAACTTCAGGGTGACGTGCGCGCTCTTTCGCTTTGGGGACCGCAACGCCAGGGCCTGCGCCTTCTCGTCTGCCGGCGGCGGCTGGACCTCCGGGGCCGCACGTAGCAGCACACCAGTCTGCCGCGACAGGGAGTTCGCCCCCATCTATTTCGCAGGGAGCACCAAACGGGCCGCCTACTGGACGGTCGGAGACAACGTTGTTCTTGCTCTGCACAAGGACAACGCCGAGCTCTTCTCTGGTGTCGTGCTGGGCGACGCACAGTACGCCCTGCTCCGGGACAAGCGCCATGACACGGAGTACGCGTACCAGCTGCCATGGCCACCTACGATCGAAGCTTGCGTAACCTAG